One Pseudonocardia abyssalis DNA segment encodes these proteins:
- a CDS encoding gluconokinase, translating into MTTLVVMGVSGVGKTVVAAELVARTGCEAADGDDFRSAAGRAPDVDRRPWLHRVADWIGAQEAAGRSTVLTCPPLGRADRDLLRDANPSVRFVHLLAPPAVILERITGRTASSPRPDSGTDARQYLEPDEPGCVVDTTTGSPAAVAELVLYALAQGDR; encoded by the coding sequence GTCGGGGGTGGGCAAGACGGTGGTGGCCGCCGAGCTGGTGGCCCGCACCGGGTGCGAGGCCGCCGACGGTGACGACTTCCGCTCCGCCGCGGGCCGGGCACCCGACGTCGACCGACGACCGTGGCTGCATCGCGTCGCGGACTGGATCGGCGCGCAGGAGGCGGCCGGGCGCAGCACGGTCCTCACCTGCCCGCCGCTCGGGCGCGCCGACCGCGACCTGCTCCGGGACGCGAACCCCTCGGTCCGGTTCGTGCACCTGCTGGCGCCACCCGCGGTGATCCTCGAACGGATCACCGGTCGGACCGCGTCGTCCCCGCGGCCCGACAGCGGGACCGACGCGCGGCAGTACCTGGAGCCGGACGAACCCGGGTGCGTCGTCGACACCACCACCGGCAGCCCGGCGGCCGTCGCCGAACTCGTGCTGTACGCGCTCGCACAGGGCGACCGCTGA
- a CDS encoding universal stress protein: MDVDGTGTVVVGVDGSPGSRAALEHALQDAARRGSRLRVVAAARLPEYWATAYGMIAPPPVSEVVEQVRVAAQELTTGVTAAHPDLAARVPITVEARAGSAAEVLIDASEGVDLLVVGHRGHGALSSAMLGSVGLQCVLHATCPVTVIPPVPASA, from the coding sequence ATGGACGTCGATGGCACGGGCACCGTGGTGGTCGGGGTGGACGGCTCCCCCGGGTCACGGGCGGCCCTCGAACACGCTCTGCAGGACGCCGCCCGTCGAGGCAGCCGGCTCCGAGTCGTCGCGGCGGCGCGGTTGCCCGAGTACTGGGCGACGGCGTACGGCATGATCGCGCCGCCACCCGTGTCCGAGGTCGTCGAGCAGGTACGGGTGGCGGCGCAGGAGCTGACCACCGGCGTGACCGCCGCGCACCCCGACCTCGCGGCCCGGGTCCCGATCACGGTCGAAGCCAGGGCCGGCAGCGCGGCCGAGGTGCTGATCGACGCCTCCGAGGGGGTTGACCTCCTCGTGGTCGGTCACCGTGGTCACGGTGCGCTGAGCAGCGCGATGCTCGGGTCGGTCGGTCTGCAGTGCGTGCTGCACGCGACCTGCCCGGTGACCGTCATCCCCCCGGTGCCGGCGTCGGCATGA
- a CDS encoding CBS domain-containing protein yields the protein MRAPSGRRRTAVSDVMTGDVLSVGPDAHFTEIATALFTGAVRAVPALDGDGRLLGVVSEADLLVTVEREERADGRRRWRPRHTRRSGPVAKVGAQTARELMTAPVVTVAPNTTLAKAARTVDGVLLETMLIDPAEVAVTVADGVVTTTGAPDTRMDAEPAVRFVQGIEGVVDVIDELSRRVDDRVAAPWAERLP from the coding sequence ATGAGAGCGCCGAGCGGGCGGCGCCGCACCGCCGTCTCCGACGTCATGACCGGCGACGTGCTGTCCGTGGGACCCGACGCCCACTTCACCGAGATCGCGACGGCCCTGTTCACCGGGGCCGTCCGAGCGGTACCGGCCCTCGACGGGGACGGGCGGTTGCTCGGTGTGGTCTCCGAGGCGGACCTGCTCGTCACGGTGGAGCGGGAGGAGCGTGCCGACGGGCGCCGCCGGTGGCGTCCGCGGCACACCCGGAGGTCAGGACCGGTCGCGAAGGTCGGCGCGCAGACCGCGCGGGAGCTGATGACGGCTCCGGTGGTCACGGTCGCACCGAACACGACCCTGGCGAAGGCGGCACGGACGGTCGACGGGGTACTGCTGGAGACGATGCTCATCGACCCGGCCGAGGTCGCCGTCACCGTCGCAGACGGGGTGGTGACGACGACCGGCGCGCCGGACACCCGTATGGACGCGGAGCCGGCCGTCCGGTTCGTGCAGGGCATCGAGGGTGTCGTCGACGTCATCGACGAGCTGAGCCGGCGCGTCGACGACCGCGTCGCCGCTCCGTGGGCCGAGCGACTGCCGTGA
- a CDS encoding cation:proton antiporter: MSFVLLALLVAAGLAGPALAGLPRVGLPLVVGEIAAGVLLGRTGLGIVDPAEPTTAFLSEVGFAMLMFVLGTHLPLRDAGLRRALRPAALGTLLMLALAVPAGFALTSVGPDRPLVLAVVVATSSAAVALPILRSRAGQPPTTAFAVTWIALTDVVTVLAVPVVLATGSLGSVLLGGGLVLLAGGAVFLALRWWRRTARGHALRRRSKRRGWALDLRLGLAVLFALAALATAFGTSILIAGFTAGVVLAATGEPHRLAQQLVGIAEGFLVPLFFVTLGARLEFRALFGSGRALLLAAGLVAAAVLLHVLVAVLLRRPAAVGLLATAALGVPSAVVSIGLTQGVLDPAQAAAIITAALVSIAVSTAGGTLLARRETGDLPVDPVRP; encoded by the coding sequence GTGAGCTTCGTGCTGCTCGCGCTCCTCGTCGCCGCAGGGCTGGCCGGCCCGGCGCTGGCCGGGCTGCCCCGAGTGGGCCTGCCACTCGTCGTCGGGGAGATCGCCGCCGGGGTGCTGCTGGGTCGCACCGGCCTCGGCATCGTGGACCCCGCCGAGCCGACCACCGCGTTCCTCTCCGAGGTCGGGTTCGCGATGCTGATGTTCGTCCTCGGCACCCACCTGCCGCTGCGCGACGCCGGCCTGCGCCGGGCGCTGCGGCCGGCCGCGCTCGGCACCCTGCTGATGCTGGCACTGGCCGTCCCGGCCGGGTTCGCCCTCACCTCCGTCGGACCGGACCGTCCGCTGGTCCTCGCGGTCGTGGTCGCCACCTCGTCGGCCGCGGTCGCGCTCCCGATCCTGCGCAGCCGCGCAGGGCAGCCACCGACCACAGCGTTCGCCGTCACCTGGATCGCCCTCACCGATGTCGTGACCGTCCTCGCGGTGCCGGTCGTGCTGGCCACCGGCTCGCTGGGGTCCGTGCTCCTCGGTGGCGGCCTCGTCCTGCTCGCGGGCGGCGCGGTGTTCCTGGCGCTCCGGTGGTGGCGGCGGACCGCGCGCGGGCACGCGCTGCGCCGCAGGTCGAAGCGGCGGGGGTGGGCGTTGGACCTGCGTCTCGGGCTCGCCGTCCTGTTCGCACTGGCTGCGCTGGCGACGGCGTTCGGCACCAGCATCCTGATCGCCGGCTTCACCGCCGGAGTGGTGCTGGCCGCGACCGGGGAGCCGCACCGCCTGGCCCAGCAGCTCGTCGGGATCGCCGAAGGGTTCCTCGTACCACTGTTCTTCGTGACGCTCGGCGCCCGGCTGGAGTTCCGCGCCCTGTTCGGCTCCGGCCGGGCCCTGCTGCTGGCCGCCGGACTGGTCGCGGCGGCCGTGCTGCTGCACGTGCTGGTGGCGGTGCTGCTGAGGCGCCCGGCGGCGGTCGGGCTCCTGGCCACCGCGGCACTGGGCGTCCCGTCGGCGGTGGTGTCGATCGGGCTGACCCAGGGAGTGCTCGACCCCGCGCAGGCGGCCGCGATCATCACCGCCGCACTCGTGTCGATCGCCGTCTCCACGGCCGGCGGCACCCTGCTGGCCCGGCGCGAGACCGGGGATCTGCCGGTGGACCCTGTCCGTCCGTGA
- a CDS encoding universal stress protein, with the protein MGTQRPVVVGIDGSDSALLAVSWGAAEAVRRRVGLRLVIAFEQPRAAPGGVGDVLLERARLRLAEAVEVAVREAPGVGCEHRLVVGHPISVLAAEARRAGLVVVGDRGAGLVEGLPAGSVAVGLAVQAPGTVVVVRGPGVAPREARSLAVVVGIDAPAGGEEVLGFAFEAASTRHVPLVAVHTWSDLAVEPEIAPQLDWDRIDAAARALLAERLEPWTRKYPEVTVGQVVSRDHPARALLRQAAQAQLLVVGPGGRGASAGLLLGSVCHALLHRSPCPVAVVRPDATG; encoded by the coding sequence ATGGGCACGCAGCGACCGGTGGTCGTCGGGATCGACGGTTCGGACAGCGCCCTGCTGGCGGTGAGCTGGGGTGCGGCCGAAGCGGTCCGGCGCCGGGTCGGGTTGCGGCTCGTGATCGCCTTCGAGCAACCGCGCGCCGCCCCCGGGGGGGTGGGGGACGTCCTGCTGGAACGGGCCCGGCTGCGGCTCGCCGAGGCCGTCGAGGTGGCGGTGCGGGAGGCGCCCGGCGTCGGGTGCGAGCACCGGCTGGTCGTCGGCCACCCGATCTCGGTGCTCGCCGCCGAGGCCCGCCGGGCCGGGCTCGTCGTGGTCGGTGACCGCGGCGCCGGGCTGGTCGAGGGGCTCCCGGCCGGGTCGGTCGCGGTCGGGCTGGCGGTGCAGGCCCCGGGCACGGTGGTGGTCGTCCGCGGCCCCGGCGTGGCCCCGCGGGAGGCGAGGTCGCTGGCGGTCGTGGTCGGCATCGACGCACCCGCCGGAGGCGAGGAGGTGCTCGGGTTCGCCTTCGAGGCCGCGTCGACCCGGCACGTGCCGCTCGTCGCGGTCCACACGTGGTCGGACCTGGCCGTCGAGCCGGAGATCGCGCCGCAGCTCGACTGGGACCGGATCGACGCCGCCGCGCGAGCCCTGCTGGCCGAACGGCTGGAACCGTGGACGCGGAAGTACCCCGAGGTCACCGTCGGGCAGGTGGTCAGCCGGGACCACCCGGCCCGGGCCCTGCTGCGGCAGGCGGCTCAGGCCCAGCTGCTGGTCGTCGGGCCGGGAGGTCGGGGCGCGTCGGCCGGGCTGCTGCTGGGCTCGGTCTGCCACGCCCTGCTGCACCGGTCCCCGTGCCCGGTCGCGGTCGTGCGCCCGGACGCCACCGGATGA
- a CDS encoding DUF4389 domain-containing protein — MASVITGPVRVSARLDAPLSRWLWLVKWLLVLPHVIVLVGLWTAFAVLSVVAFFAILFTGHYPRAMFDFNVGVLRWSWRVAYYTYGALGTDRYPPFTLAAVPDYPATLDVAYPEHLSRGLVLVKWWLLALPHYIVLAFFVGGGSYVATRGADTSGSWGPTALSTGGGLIGLLALIAGVALLFTGRYPRGVFDLLLGMQRWVLRVAAYSALMTDVYPPFRLDMGGSETSALSVPPVRAAAPGPVEPPPGPTWSAGRIATVVVGSILLVTGAGTAVGATAVLAADTAGRGADGFVQVPAQTVAGSGHALVFDPFELESDLGAPQLGAVVGDVRIGATAAQEVFVGLGPAGAVEGYLTGVRRDRVVTLEPGRDAVLDRLPGGAPATAPAAQTFWAESAAGPGAQELTWTVAEGRWAVVVMNADGSSPVVADLSLGATAPWLGWVWIGMYIGAALGLVGGAVLVLLAVRRGGTV; from the coding sequence ATGGCGTCCGTCATCACCGGCCCGGTCCGCGTGAGCGCGCGGCTCGACGCCCCGCTCAGCCGCTGGCTGTGGCTGGTCAAGTGGCTGCTCGTGCTGCCGCACGTGATCGTCCTGGTCGGGTTGTGGACGGCGTTCGCGGTGCTCAGTGTCGTGGCGTTCTTCGCGATCCTGTTCACCGGCCACTACCCGCGTGCGATGTTCGACTTCAACGTCGGCGTGCTGCGCTGGAGCTGGCGGGTGGCCTACTACACCTACGGCGCGCTCGGCACCGACCGCTACCCGCCGTTCACGCTCGCCGCGGTGCCGGACTACCCGGCCACACTCGACGTGGCCTACCCCGAGCACCTCTCGCGGGGGCTGGTGCTGGTCAAGTGGTGGCTGCTGGCCCTGCCGCACTACATCGTCCTCGCGTTCTTCGTGGGCGGCGGCAGCTACGTGGCCACCCGCGGCGCGGACACCTCCGGCTCCTGGGGGCCCACGGCCCTGTCCACCGGGGGCGGCCTGATCGGGCTGCTCGCGCTGATCGCCGGGGTCGCCCTGCTGTTCACCGGCCGCTACCCGCGCGGGGTGTTCGACCTCCTGCTCGGGATGCAGCGCTGGGTCCTGCGGGTGGCGGCCTACTCCGCCCTGATGACCGACGTCTACCCGCCGTTCCGGCTCGACATGGGCGGGTCCGAGACGTCGGCCCTCTCGGTGCCGCCGGTCCGGGCCGCGGCACCGGGACCGGTCGAACCGCCGCCGGGCCCGACCTGGTCGGCCGGGCGGATCGCGACCGTCGTCGTCGGATCGATCCTGCTGGTGACCGGCGCGGGCACCGCGGTGGGCGCGACTGCCGTGCTCGCCGCCGACACCGCGGGCCGGGGTGCGGACGGGTTCGTCCAGGTCCCCGCGCAGACCGTCGCCGGTTCCGGCCACGCGCTGGTGTTCGACCCGTTCGAGCTGGAGAGCGACCTGGGTGCGCCACAGCTCGGGGCGGTCGTCGGCGACGTCCGGATCGGGGCCACCGCCGCACAGGAGGTGTTCGTCGGGCTCGGGCCCGCCGGCGCCGTCGAGGGCTATCTCACCGGTGTGCGGCGGGACCGGGTCGTCACCCTCGAGCCGGGACGCGACGCCGTCCTGGACCGGCTGCCCGGCGGGGCACCGGCCACGGCCCCCGCCGCCCAGACCTTCTGGGCGGAGTCGGCCGCCGGGCCCGGGGCCCAGGAGCTGACCTGGACCGTCGCCGAGGGGCGGTGGGCCGTCGTCGTGATGAACGCCGACGGCAGCAGCCCCGTCGTCGCCGACCTGTCCCTGGGCGCGACGGCGCCGTGGCTGGGCTGGGTGTGGATCGGGATGTACATCGGCGCGGCACTCGGGCTCGTCGGCGGCGCCGTGCTGGTGCTGCTGGCCGTCCGCCGCGGCGGGACGGTCTGA